A section of the Neisseria dumasiana genome encodes:
- the lysA gene encoding diaminopimelate decarboxylase, whose product MTLHCENIPLTRLADEFGTPLYVYSQSALTEAFQAYTEAFSTLRPLICYAVKANGNLSILKHFASLGSGFDIVSGGELARVLAAGGDAGKTIFSGVGKSEAEIEFALNAGVLCFNVESLPELDRIQAVAERLGKTAPVSLRINPDVDAKTHPYISTGLKSNKFGIAYADALAAYRYAAGLGRLKIVGIDCHIGSQLTDLSPLVEACERILLLVDRLSEEGIALEHIDLGGGVGIVYDNETVPDLKAYAEAVGKLMNGRPLKLILEPGRSLVGNAGTLLTRVEFVKQGEEKNFVIVDAAMNDLMRPALYEAYHHIEAVEPGNEAPFTADVVGPVCETGDFLGKNRTLACAAGDLLAVRSAGAYASSMAGNYNTRNRAAEVLINGSEAKLVRRRETVEQQLANEQACL is encoded by the coding sequence ATGACCCTACACTGCGAAAACATTCCGCTTACCCGCTTGGCCGATGAATTCGGCACCCCTCTTTATGTATACAGCCAATCGGCACTCACCGAAGCCTTCCAAGCCTACACTGAAGCCTTTTCAACGCTGCGCCCGCTGATCTGCTATGCCGTCAAAGCCAACGGCAACCTGAGCATACTCAAACATTTCGCCTCGCTCGGCAGCGGCTTCGACATTGTTTCGGGCGGCGAACTCGCCCGCGTGCTGGCCGCGGGCGGAGATGCCGGCAAAACCATCTTTTCCGGCGTCGGCAAAAGCGAAGCCGAAATCGAATTCGCCCTCAACGCCGGCGTATTGTGCTTCAACGTAGAAAGCCTGCCCGAGCTGGACCGCATCCAAGCCGTAGCAGAACGCCTCGGCAAAACCGCCCCCGTTTCGCTGCGCATCAACCCCGATGTCGATGCCAAAACGCATCCTTATATTTCCACCGGCCTCAAATCCAACAAGTTCGGCATTGCCTATGCCGATGCTTTGGCAGCTTACCGTTATGCCGCAGGATTAGGCCGTCTGAAAATCGTCGGCATCGACTGCCACATCGGTTCGCAACTCACCGATTTAAGCCCGCTTGTCGAAGCCTGCGAACGCATTTTGCTGCTGGTTGACCGGCTCTCCGAAGAAGGTATCGCGCTCGAACACATTGATTTGGGCGGTGGCGTAGGCATTGTGTACGACAACGAAACCGTCCCCGACTTAAAAGCCTATGCAGAAGCCGTCGGCAAACTCATGAACGGCCGCCCGCTCAAACTGATACTCGAACCCGGCCGCAGCTTGGTCGGCAACGCAGGCACGCTGCTGACCCGTGTCGAATTTGTCAAACAAGGCGAAGAAAAGAATTTCGTCATCGTCGATGCCGCCATGAACGATCTTATGCGGCCTGCCCTTTACGAAGCCTACCACCATATCGAGGCGGTCGAACCCGGCAACGAAGCACCGTTCACAGCCGATGTCGTCGGCCCGGTGTGCGAAACCGGCGATTTTCTCGGCAAAAACCGCACGCTGGCATGTGCGGCCGGCGACCTGCTGGCCGTGCGCAGTGCCGGTGCTTACGCCAGCAGCATGGCCGGCAACTACAATACCCGCAACCGCGCCGCCGAAGTGCTGATCAACGGCTCGGAAGCCAAACTCGTCCGCCGCCGCGAAACCGTCGAACAACAGCTCGCCAACGAGCAAGCCTGCCTGTAA
- a CDS encoding AmpG family muropeptide MFS transporter produces MTQISSKSWLSAASAYTDRRAITMFFLGFSAGMPLLLIFSSLSLWLREAGVERNTVTMFSWAALAYSFKFVWAPLIDSLPLPLLTRGLGKRRGWLLLAQLMIIAAICWMAMVNPVGSAALTVMAAAAVLLGFSSATQDVVIDAYRIEIAGDDTAMQSVTAATYNAGYRLGMIVAGAGALFLAARLGSHEQAYVYSAWQQTYLIMAAVMGVGVLTTLLIREPESSARHTASRPAADNLRLLLLFVLSVAAFVAAFSQLGTVMPKGGSPLLSLLIEAFRLLTSTLAALAVGTVTVKSGLVPKQLAVDTWVHPVTDFFQRYGKSALLLLALIGVYRISDIVAGVISNVFYQDMGFSKEEIAAAVKTFGVFMAVAGGFLGGFLAQKFPLMKMMMAGAVLAALTNLMFVALAYRGHDVVFMYLAVGFDNLAAGLAGAVFVAFLSALTDIRFTAVQYAIFSSLMTLLPKTLGGYSGAMVDNIGYPGFFTLTALMGVPVLLLVYWAEKQLFAKKAHPDNGAV; encoded by the coding sequence ATGACGCAGATTTCTTCTAAAAGCTGGCTCTCGGCCGCAAGTGCATACACCGACCGCCGTGCAATCACAATGTTTTTTCTCGGCTTTTCGGCCGGCATGCCGCTGCTGCTGATTTTTTCGAGCCTGTCGCTTTGGTTGCGTGAAGCGGGTGTGGAACGCAATACGGTTACCATGTTCAGTTGGGCGGCTTTGGCTTATTCGTTTAAATTCGTGTGGGCGCCTTTAATTGATTCGCTTCCTCTGCCGCTGTTAACCCGCGGTTTGGGCAAACGGCGCGGCTGGCTGCTGTTGGCACAGTTGATGATCATCGCCGCCATCTGCTGGATGGCCATGGTGAACCCGGTAGGTTCGGCAGCGTTAACGGTAATGGCCGCTGCGGCAGTGTTGCTCGGCTTTTCTTCGGCCACACAAGACGTGGTCATCGACGCCTACCGTATCGAAATAGCGGGAGACGACACAGCCATGCAGTCGGTAACCGCAGCAACTTATAATGCAGGCTATCGGCTGGGCATGATTGTGGCCGGCGCGGGAGCTTTGTTTTTGGCCGCACGGCTCGGTTCGCACGAGCAGGCTTATGTATATTCGGCATGGCAGCAAACCTATTTGATTATGGCAGCCGTTATGGGTGTGGGCGTGTTAACCACACTGTTGATACGCGAGCCTGAATCGTCGGCACGGCACACGGCTTCCCGCCCCGCTGCCGACAATTTGCGCCTGCTGTTGCTGTTTGTGCTGTCGGTGGCGGCATTTGTGGCGGCATTCTCCCAGCTGGGCACGGTAATGCCGAAAGGCGGCAGCCCGTTGTTGAGCCTGCTGATTGAAGCATTCAGGCTGCTCACATCAACACTGGCGGCTCTAGCCGTCGGCACCGTTACCGTGAAAAGCGGTTTGGTGCCGAAGCAGTTGGCGGTAGATACTTGGGTACATCCGGTAACGGATTTTTTCCAACGCTACGGAAAATCGGCCTTGCTGCTGCTGGCATTAATCGGGGTGTACCGTATTTCGGATATCGTAGCCGGTGTGATTTCCAATGTGTTTTACCAAGACATGGGCTTCAGCAAAGAAGAAATTGCCGCCGCAGTTAAAACATTCGGTGTGTTCATGGCGGTAGCGGGCGGTTTTTTGGGCGGTTTTTTGGCACAAAAATTCCCATTGATGAAAATGATGATGGCCGGTGCGGTGCTTGCCGCACTTACCAATCTGATGTTTGTGGCTTTGGCCTACCGCGGGCATGATGTGGTATTTATGTATTTGGCGGTCGGCTTCGATAATCTCGCCGCCGGATTGGCCGGTGCGGTGTTTGTGGCATTTTTATCGGCACTTACCGATATCCGTTTCACCGCCGTGCAATACGCTATTTTCAGCTCGCTGATGACGCTGCTGCCCAAAACGCTGGGCGGTTATTCCGGTGCAATGGTCGACAACATCGGCTACCCGGGCTTTTTTACCCTAACCGCCTTGATGGGCGTGCCGGTATTGCTGTTGGTATATTGGGCAGAAAAACAACTGTTCGCCAAAAAAGCACACCCCGATAACGGAGCCGTCTGA
- a CDS encoding TMEM165/GDT1 family protein, whose product MEAFVSSTFSIAATEIGDKTQLLALLLASRFSQKNAVVAGIFMATLLNHILSTVLGIWLAQTLSPQTVKWIVGLSFIVMGLWLLLPGKINALNERWLKYGAFGATAILFFIAEIGDKTQVATIVMAVKYQEMFWVITGSVLGLLLANVPIVYFGEALIKRIPAQILRMGASAAFCILGVLTLLGGGIALQ is encoded by the coding sequence ATGGAAGCGTTTGTTTCATCTACTTTCAGCATAGCCGCCACCGAAATCGGCGACAAAACACAACTGCTGGCCTTGTTGCTTGCTTCGCGTTTTTCCCAGAAAAACGCCGTTGTGGCGGGCATATTCATGGCCACGCTGCTGAATCATATTTTATCTACCGTTTTGGGCATTTGGCTTGCTCAAACCCTTTCTCCCCAAACAGTCAAATGGATCGTCGGCCTGAGTTTTATCGTAATGGGCTTATGGCTGCTTCTGCCCGGCAAAATAAATGCTTTAAACGAACGCTGGCTGAAATACGGCGCATTCGGAGCCACCGCCATTTTGTTTTTCATTGCCGAAATCGGCGATAAAACACAAGTTGCCACCATAGTGATGGCGGTGAAATACCAAGAAATGTTTTGGGTAATTACCGGCAGCGTACTCGGCCTGTTGCTCGCCAACGTGCCGATCGTTTATTTCGGAGAAGCCTTAATCAAACGCATCCCCGCACAAATCTTGCGCATGGGTGCATCTGCCGCTTTCTGTATACTCGGCGTCTTAACCCTGCTTGGCGGCGGCATTGCTTTACAGTAG
- a CDS encoding TIGR01621 family pseudouridine synthase: MFSVLFRHSDFIAINKPADMSVHQDQDSDGLTRQLAAQLNVERVWLVHRLDKPTSGVLLLALNEAAASVLARQFAERKMHKTYIALSDRKPVKKQGRIKGGMEKSRRGTWKLTRSNEHPAVTDFCSRSAVPGIRLFELHPQTGRTHQLRVALKSIGSPILGDTLYGGTPAPRLFLHALNLRFNYQGEDFDITAPTDEMWLPYFSDGLQPL, from the coding sequence ATGTTTTCCGTTTTATTCCGTCATTCCGATTTTATCGCCATCAACAAACCGGCCGATATGTCTGTACATCAGGATCAAGATTCAGACGGCCTCACCCGCCAACTGGCCGCACAACTGAATGTAGAACGCGTTTGGCTGGTTCACCGCTTAGACAAACCCACCAGCGGCGTGCTGCTGCTGGCTTTAAACGAAGCTGCCGCATCGGTGCTGGCACGGCAGTTTGCCGAACGCAAAATGCACAAAACCTATATCGCCCTAAGTGACCGCAAGCCGGTGAAAAAGCAAGGCCGCATTAAAGGCGGTATGGAAAAATCCCGACGCGGCACATGGAAACTCACCCGTTCAAACGAGCACCCCGCCGTTACCGATTTTTGCAGCCGCAGTGCCGTGCCCGGTATCAGGCTGTTTGAACTGCACCCGCAAACCGGCCGCACACACCAACTCCGCGTTGCGCTCAAAAGCATAGGCAGCCCGATTTTGGGCGACACCCTGTACGGCGGCACGCCGGCTCCGCGCCTGTTTCTTCACGCCCTAAATCTGCGCTTCAACTATCAAGGCGAAGATTTCGACATTACCGCACCAACCGATGAAATGTGGCTGCCTTATTTTTCAGACGGCCTGCAACCTTTGTAA
- a CDS encoding carbonic anhydrase has translation MIDTSSYQVIFENNKRWADKKKQQDPRYFEKLAETQMPEYLYIGCSDSRVAAEELMGLDPGKVFVHRNVANLVNGIDLNASSAIQYAVTHLKVKHIIVCGHYNCGGVRAAMLPQDYGLMNPWLRSIRDVYRIHQEELDQIENEDERYDRLVELNIQEQCLNVIKMPCVQERYAEGGLPTVHGWVFDLRTGRLKDLSIDLTSIVNDIHKIYDLTDSKWAVNAELAVTKKVANG, from the coding sequence ATGATCGACACATCTTCTTATCAAGTTATTTTTGAAAACAACAAACGCTGGGCCGATAAAAAGAAACAGCAAGATCCCCGATATTTTGAAAAACTGGCCGAAACCCAAATGCCGGAATATCTCTATATCGGCTGTTCCGACAGCCGCGTAGCCGCAGAAGAACTGATGGGTTTGGACCCGGGCAAGGTTTTCGTGCACCGCAACGTAGCCAACCTGGTGAACGGCATCGACTTAAATGCTTCTTCCGCCATCCAATACGCCGTTACCCATCTCAAAGTAAAGCACATTATCGTTTGCGGCCACTATAACTGCGGCGGCGTGCGTGCCGCCATGCTGCCGCAAGACTACGGCCTGATGAACCCGTGGCTGCGAAGCATCCGCGATGTGTACCGTATCCATCAGGAAGAGTTGGATCAGATTGAAAACGAAGACGAACGCTACGACCGCTTGGTTGAGTTGAATATTCAAGAGCAATGTCTCAACGTCATCAAAATGCCTTGCGTGCAGGAACGTTATGCCGAAGGCGGGCTGCCTACCGTGCACGGCTGGGTGTTTGATCTGCGTACAGGCCGTCTGAAAGATTTGAGTATCGATTTGACTTCGATTGTGAACGACATCCACAAAATCTACGACCTTACCGATTCCAAATGGGCAGTCAATGCAGAATTGGCCGTCACAAAAAAAGTAGCCAACGGTTAA
- a CDS encoding SulP family inorganic anion transporter yields the protein MNHLQQQGIGGLFKSNFAAGLVVFLVALPLCLGIALASGAPPLSGIISGIVGGIVVGFLSTSHISVSGPAAGLAAIILAAVTQLGSFELFLCAALVAGIFQLALGFLRAGSIAEYIPASVIEGMLAGIGIIIIAKQLPYAFGSGASSLGLDMFNHIHTGSLIVAAVSMFILIGWDKVPALKNIKVLPAALIAVAAGIAMNEAFIAAGSSLAIPAGQLVQLPIPQTAEDFANLITFPDFSGFGNSYVWITGITIAIVASIETLLCIEASDRLDVRRRITDTNQELRAQGIGNIACSLIGGLPMTSVIVRSSANAGAGATHKLSTIIHGLLLLVCVLLIPVLLNKIPLATLAAVLLLVGYKLAKPATIMHFWHKGLYQFIPFMATMIAVVSLDLLKGVGIGLAISVFFILQANMKRAYYLNREELANADEITLDLAEEVSFLNKAAIKKTLKNVRPHSKITINAERSSYIASDVLELIEDFANIFAKEHNIDVILKGFKPQYDEEGNNYSTHVRVAHKSTI from the coding sequence ATGAATCATCTTCAACAACAAGGTATCGGCGGCCTGTTCAAATCGAATTTTGCTGCCGGTTTGGTTGTATTTCTTGTGGCTCTGCCCTTGTGTCTCGGCATTGCCTTGGCTTCGGGCGCGCCTCCCTTATCGGGGATTATTTCCGGCATTGTCGGCGGCATCGTCGTCGGTTTTTTGAGCACATCCCATATCAGCGTTTCCGGCCCTGCCGCAGGCTTGGCGGCCATTATTTTGGCTGCCGTTACCCAGCTCGGCTCGTTTGAACTGTTTCTGTGCGCCGCTTTGGTGGCCGGTATTTTCCAGCTTGCCTTAGGTTTTTTACGCGCAGGCAGTATCGCCGAATATATTCCCGCTTCGGTCATCGAAGGCATGCTCGCCGGCATCGGCATCATTATTATCGCCAAACAGCTGCCCTATGCTTTCGGAAGCGGCGCAAGCAGCTTGGGCTTGGATATGTTCAACCACATCCACACCGGCTCACTCATCGTTGCCGCCGTTTCAATGTTCATTCTCATCGGCTGGGACAAAGTTCCCGCCCTGAAAAACATCAAAGTGCTGCCCGCAGCCTTAATCGCCGTTGCCGCCGGCATCGCCATGAACGAAGCCTTTATTGCCGCAGGCAGCAGTTTGGCTATTCCCGCCGGTCAGTTGGTTCAGCTGCCCATTCCCCAAACCGCCGAAGACTTTGCCAATCTGATTACCTTTCCCGATTTTTCGGGCTTCGGCAACAGCTATGTATGGATTACCGGCATCACCATCGCCATCGTTGCCTCTATCGAAACGCTCTTATGTATTGAAGCTTCCGACCGCTTGGACGTGCGCCGCCGCATTACCGATACCAACCAAGAATTACGCGCACAAGGCATAGGCAACATCGCCTGCTCGCTCATCGGCGGCCTGCCCATGACTTCGGTGATCGTACGCTCTTCGGCCAATGCAGGCGCAGGTGCGACGCATAAACTCTCTACCATCATCCACGGCCTTTTATTGCTGGTATGCGTGCTGCTGATTCCGGTATTGCTGAATAAAATCCCGCTCGCCACACTGGCCGCCGTGCTGCTGCTGGTAGGCTACAAGCTGGCCAAGCCTGCCACCATCATGCATTTCTGGCACAAAGGGCTGTATCAGTTTATCCCCTTTATGGCCACCATGATTGCCGTGGTATCACTAGACCTGCTCAAAGGCGTGGGCATCGGTTTGGCCATCAGCGTATTCTTTATCTTGCAGGCCAATATGAAACGGGCTTACTACCTCAACCGCGAAGAGCTGGCCAATGCCGACGAAATAACGCTTGATTTAGCCGAGGAAGTATCGTTTCTCAACAAAGCGGCGATTAAGAAAACCCTGAAAAACGTGCGCCCGCATTCAAAAATCACGATTAATGCCGAGCGTTCCTCATACATTGCCAGCGACGTATTGGAGCTGATTGAGGATTTTGCCAACATCTTCGCTAAAGAACACAACATCGATGTGATTTTGAAAGGGTTTAAACCGCAATACGACGAAGAAGGCAATAATTACAGCACCCATGTGCGCGTAGCCCATAAGAGTACGATTTAG
- a CDS encoding DUF805 domain-containing protein, translated as MNWYLEVLKKYAVFNGRSRRQEYWMFTLFNIIASIIFSTLDSLLGTNIFALLYTLAVLLPSIGVSIRRLHDIGRSGWWLLLSFIPVIGAIVLIYWACQDSQPGTNEYGPNPKGVA; from the coding sequence ATGAATTGGTATTTGGAAGTATTAAAGAAATATGCGGTTTTTAACGGACGTTCGCGCCGCCAAGAATACTGGATGTTCACCTTATTCAACATTATTGCCTCTATTATTTTTTCAACTTTAGACAGCTTGCTGGGCACCAATATCTTTGCATTGCTGTACACGCTGGCAGTGCTTCTGCCCAGCATCGGCGTCAGTATCCGCCGCCTGCACGACATCGGCCGCAGCGGTTGGTGGCTGCTGCTGAGCTTCATTCCCGTTATCGGCGCCATCGTATTGATCTACTGGGCCTGCCAAGACAGCCAACCGGGCACCAACGAATACGGCCCCAACCCCAAAGGCGTGGCTTAA